A genomic window from Verrucomicrobiia bacterium includes:
- the bstA gene encoding bacillithiol transferase BstA translates to MTDPRYPIGPFKFEGNVSETVHQLWIEQIAAAPALLRKAVAGLSEKQLDTPYRDGGWTVRQVVHHVPDSHLNAYTRFKLTLTEEEPTIKPYNEARWAELADTKKTPIEVSLNLLDSLHIRWVSLLRSLKPEDFNRTLRHPESGIMTLEKLLALYAWHGRHHTAHITSFRERQGW, encoded by the coding sequence ATGACCGACCCGCGCTACCCCATAGGCCCGTTCAAATTTGAAGGAAACGTTAGCGAAACAGTCCATCAACTTTGGATTGAACAGATAGCGGCCGCACCGGCGCTTTTGCGCAAGGCGGTGGCGGGGCTTTCCGAAAAGCAGCTCGACACGCCGTACCGGGATGGCGGCTGGACCGTCCGGCAGGTGGTGCACCACGTCCCGGACAGCCACCTGAACGCCTATACCCGCTTCAAGCTCACGCTCACGGAAGAGGAACCGACCATCAAGCCGTATAATGAAGCGCGCTGGGCGGAACTGGCGGACACGAAGAAAACCCCGATTGAGGTTTCCTTGAATCTTTTGGATTCCCTGCACATCCGCTGGGTTTCGCTTTTAAGGTCGCTTAAACCGGAGGACTTCAACCGCACCTTGCGTCATCCGGAAAGCGGGATTATGACGCTGGAAAAGCTTTTGGCCCTCTACGCCTGGCACGGCCGCCACCATACGGCGCACATCACCTCGTTTCGGGAACGGCAGGGCTGGTAG
- a CDS encoding rhomboid family intramembrane serine protease — MFPLKDDIPSSRMPVLTVLLIVVNTLIFFWEKLNVAGFEPTIWKWGLVPYEFTHQVELTPGMDVPPFSNVFSSMFMHGGFFHLAGNMLYLWIFGDNVEDQLGHVRFILFYLLSGVVAALSFTYLFPNSKVPLVGASGAIAGVLGGYLLRFPRARVYTLIFLGFFVQVVRIPALIVLGLWFVIQLLNAGASFTVAATSGTAWFAHVGGFVAGFLLFPLLGGMKRRAVHYDYR, encoded by the coding sequence ATGTTTCCGTTGAAAGATGACATACCCTCTTCCCGAATGCCCGTTCTCACGGTGCTTTTAATCGTTGTAAACACCCTGATTTTCTTCTGGGAAAAGCTGAATGTGGCGGGGTTCGAGCCCACCATTTGGAAATGGGGTTTGGTTCCCTACGAATTTACCCATCAAGTAGAACTGACCCCCGGGATGGACGTGCCGCCATTCAGCAATGTCTTTTCCTCGATGTTCATGCACGGCGGGTTTTTCCATCTGGCCGGTAATATGCTCTACCTTTGGATTTTCGGGGACAATGTGGAAGACCAGTTGGGGCACGTCCGCTTCATCCTGTTTTATTTGCTTTCCGGCGTAGTCGCCGCGTTAAGTTTCACCTATCTTTTTCCGAACTCGAAAGTTCCCTTGGTGGGGGCTTCCGGCGCCATCGCCGGCGTTTTAGGGGGGTATCTTTTGCGCTTCCCGCGTGCCCGGGTTTACACGCTTATTTTTCTTGGTTTTTTTGTTCAGGTTGTGCGCATACCGGCGTTGATTGTCTTAGGATTATGGTTCGTCATACAGCTTTTAAACGCCGGGGCGAGCTTTACCGTGGCCGCCACCTCGGGTACCGCCTGGTTTGCCCACGTGGGGGGGTTCGTCGCCGGATTTCTTCTGTTTCCCCTCTTGGGGGGTATGAAACGAAGAGCGGTTCATTATGATTACCGGTGA
- a CDS encoding GNAT family N-acetyltransferase, with protein MITGEITLRNATINDMPHIVRMIGEFDLDYEQLSPEQFLVIEDGGQIVAFGRLKPYSDAVELGSVGVRPDRRKMGYGKMMVEALIEKAPDEIWITTNLRDYFRLFGFTESEKMPASIKNKLENFCHFTCRPGIAAMVLRKNANPSDGKK; from the coding sequence ATGATTACCGGTGAGATTACTTTGCGGAACGCCACCATAAACGATATGCCGCACATCGTCCGGATGATCGGGGAGTTCGATTTGGATTATGAGCAGCTTTCGCCGGAGCAGTTTTTAGTCATCGAGGATGGGGGGCAAATCGTCGCTTTCGGCCGGTTGAAACCCTACTCGGATGCCGTCGAGCTGGGGAGCGTCGGTGTGCGTCCTGACCGCCGCAAGATGGGATATGGAAAAATGATGGTGGAAGCCTTGATTGAAAAAGCGCCCGACGAAATCTGGATAACCACCAACCTGCGGGATTATTTTCGCCTTTTCGGCTTTACCGAGTCTGAAAAGATGCCGGCTTCCATAAAAAACAAGCTGGAAAATTTCTGCCATTTCACCTGCCGGCCGGGGATTGCGGCGATGGTGTTGCGGAAAAACGCCAACCCATCGGATGGAAAAAAATGA
- a CDS encoding DNA polymerase III subunit alpha: MKHLADFVHLHNHTTYSLLDGAIKIDDLMAKAKEYGMPALALTDHGNLFGAIEFYKSAKKHGIKPIIGCEAYVAPESRHKKEPLRGFPDAGYHLILLAKNLAGYRNLVKLSSAGYLEGFYHRPRVDKELLRAHSEGLVCLSSCLNGELPAQLRNSDFKKAREVANEYADIFGRENFFVELQDHGISEEDRIRGELAKIGQELGFGLVATNDCHYLRRVDAAAHDALLCIQTGKVLTDTDRLKYETDQVYFKSDREMKELFGWAPESIENTLRIAEVCNLELELGKLHLPRFPLPSGFNSADQFLEHLARKGMEERYHPVTPEVKERLEYELKVIREMGYSGYFLIVRDFVDYALRNNFPVGPGRGSVGGSLVAYCIGITRIDPMKYGLLFERFLNPERISMPDIDIDFSDRDRDRIIQYVIDKYGEENVCQIITFGTMAARAVVRDVGRVMSLPYSEVDRIAKLIPFDTEMTLERAMEMQPDLKRLTASDPKIAQLMEYSKTLEGLSRHASVHAAGVVIAPSKLTDYVPLYRTNRDETVTQFDMKGIEEIGLLKMDFLGLRTLTVIEDTVRFVKEREGIAIDIDKIPLDDAKTFELFASGETTGLFQFESAGMRDYLRKLKPDSLSDLAAMNALYRPGPLDAYMVDEYIDRKKGKKVQYEHPKLEKILKETYGVIVFQEQVLEIAKELAGYTLGKADILRKAMGKKDAELMAGEKEEFIQGAVAHHIDKQKAERIFEQIATFGRYGFNKAHSVGYAYLAYQTGYLKAHWPVYFMAASLSSEMGNTDRVVLLILESQRLGIEVLPPDVNRSFSKFTVEDGKIRYGLAAVKNVGEGTVETLVTTRQAKGEFKSIFDFARKMDTGALNRRMVESLVLAGAFDSLDSNRARLFKNVQRAIDWGADAQAADAAGQASLFGGRSDLGISEPALEPEEKWPPVMRLTREKEVLGFYFSGNPLENYRRELDLFSTTQIGNLESFRDGEEVVLSGMIGDIKTKLDKKGKRMAFAGIEDITGRTELVIFSDVFERSRAALHPEKLVVARGRVSTKEGEKPKLVASEVYSVEEAYLRSPLALTLTFDVAERPLLDKALPLLEFGSWPGLLNIRLVSPEETVLFCSRLGGVRLSRELLESLRQFVAPEKVELSGPRQGKKP; this comes from the coding sequence ATGAAGCATTTGGCCGATTTTGTTCACCTGCACAACCACACCACATATTCGCTTTTAGATGGGGCGATAAAGATCGACGACTTGATGGCCAAGGCCAAGGAATACGGAATGCCGGCTTTGGCGTTGACCGACCACGGCAATCTTTTCGGCGCCATCGAATTTTACAAGTCGGCCAAAAAGCACGGCATCAAGCCGATTATCGGCTGCGAGGCGTACGTGGCGCCGGAAAGCCGGCATAAAAAAGAGCCGCTGCGGGGATTCCCGGACGCCGGGTATCATTTGATTCTCTTGGCCAAAAACCTCGCGGGCTACCGCAACCTGGTCAAACTCTCCAGCGCCGGGTATTTGGAAGGGTTCTATCACCGTCCCCGGGTGGACAAGGAGTTGCTGCGGGCCCATTCGGAAGGGCTGGTCTGCCTTTCATCCTGCTTGAACGGCGAACTGCCGGCCCAATTGCGCAACAGCGATTTCAAAAAGGCGCGGGAAGTGGCCAACGAGTACGCCGACATTTTTGGCAGGGAAAACTTCTTTGTTGAACTCCAAGATCACGGCATTTCCGAAGAGGACCGGATTCGAGGGGAACTGGCCAAAATCGGGCAGGAACTGGGGTTTGGTCTGGTCGCCACCAACGACTGCCATTACCTGCGGCGGGTGGATGCCGCCGCCCACGACGCTCTTTTGTGCATCCAGACCGGCAAGGTTCTGACCGACACGGACCGGCTGAAATACGAAACCGACCAGGTATACTTCAAATCCGACCGGGAAATGAAAGAGCTTTTCGGCTGGGCGCCGGAATCGATTGAAAACACGCTGCGGATCGCCGAGGTCTGCAACCTCGAACTGGAACTGGGGAAACTGCACCTTCCCCGCTTTCCCCTGCCCTCCGGCTTCAATTCAGCCGACCAATTTCTGGAACACCTGGCCCGCAAGGGAATGGAGGAGCGCTATCATCCGGTTACTCCGGAAGTAAAGGAGCGGTTGGAATATGAACTGAAAGTCATCCGCGAAATGGGGTATTCCGGCTACTTTTTAATCGTACGGGATTTTGTCGATTACGCCCTGCGCAACAACTTTCCCGTAGGCCCGGGACGGGGTTCAGTCGGGGGAAGCCTTGTGGCCTATTGTATCGGAATAACCCGAATCGACCCAATGAAATACGGACTTCTATTCGAGCGCTTTTTGAATCCGGAGCGGATTTCGATGCCGGATATCGATATCGACTTTTCCGATCGCGACCGGGACAGGATTATCCAATATGTCATTGACAAATATGGTGAAGAGAACGTCTGCCAGATTATCACTTTCGGGACGATGGCGGCACGGGCGGTGGTGCGGGACGTCGGCCGGGTGATGTCCCTGCCCTATTCGGAAGTCGACCGGATTGCCAAACTGATTCCATTTGACACTGAAATGACCTTGGAGCGGGCAATGGAGATGCAGCCGGATTTGAAACGATTGACAGCTTCGGATCCCAAAATTGCCCAATTGATGGAATATTCCAAAACTTTGGAAGGACTTTCCCGCCACGCCTCGGTTCATGCCGCCGGCGTGGTCATTGCCCCTTCCAAGTTGACGGACTACGTCCCGCTATACCGCACCAACCGGGATGAAACGGTGACCCAGTTCGATATGAAGGGAATTGAAGAGATCGGCCTTTTGAAAATGGATTTCCTGGGGCTGCGGACGCTGACCGTCATTGAGGATACCGTCCGCTTCGTGAAGGAACGGGAGGGGATTGCAATCGACATCGATAAAATCCCGCTGGACGACGCCAAAACCTTTGAGCTTTTCGCCTCCGGCGAAACCACCGGCCTATTCCAGTTTGAGTCGGCCGGAATGCGGGACTATTTGCGTAAGCTAAAACCGGATTCCCTCTCCGATCTGGCGGCGATGAACGCCTTGTACCGCCCCGGCCCGCTGGATGCTTACATGGTGGATGAGTACATCGACCGCAAAAAGGGAAAAAAGGTTCAGTACGAACATCCCAAGCTGGAGAAAATTTTAAAGGAGACCTACGGGGTCATCGTCTTCCAGGAGCAGGTTTTGGAAATTGCCAAGGAACTGGCCGGTTATACCCTGGGGAAGGCCGACATTCTGCGCAAGGCGATGGGGAAAAAGGATGCCGAGTTGATGGCGGGGGAGAAGGAGGAGTTCATTCAGGGGGCCGTGGCCCATCATATCGACAAACAGAAAGCGGAACGGATTTTTGAACAAATCGCCACCTTCGGCCGTTACGGGTTCAACAAGGCCCATTCCGTCGGCTACGCCTATCTCGCCTATCAGACCGGCTATCTAAAGGCCCACTGGCCGGTCTATTTTATGGCCGCCTCCCTTTCCTCCGAAATGGGGAACACCGACCGGGTGGTCCTGCTGATTCTGGAAAGCCAAAGGCTCGGTATAGAGGTCCTGCCCCCCGACGTGAACCGAAGTTTTTCGAAATTTACGGTCGAGGATGGCAAAATCCGCTATGGTTTGGCGGCCGTCAAAAACGTGGGAGAGGGGACCGTCGAGACGCTCGTGACCACCCGTCAAGCCAAGGGGGAATTTAAATCAATCTTTGATTTTGCCCGCAAAATGGATACGGGCGCCTTGAACCGCCGGATGGTGGAAAGTTTGGTCCTGGCGGGGGCCTTCGACTCGCTCGATTCCAACCGGGCACGCCTTTTCAAAAACGTTCAGCGGGCGATCGATTGGGGTGCGGATGCACAGGCGGCAGACGCAGCCGGACAAGCTTCCTTGTTCGGGGGACGTTCCGACCTCGGTATAAGCGAGCCGGCGCTGGAGCCGGAAGAAAAATGGCCCCCTGTAATGCGCCTGACCCGTGAAAAAGAGGTTTTGGGATTCTACTTTTCCGGCAATCCCCTGGAAAACTACCGCCGGGAATTGGATTTATTTTCCACCACGCAAATCGGCAATCTGGAAAGCTTTCGGGACGGAGAGGAAGTCGTTCTTTCCGGGATGATAGGGGATATAAAAACCAAGCTGGACAAGAAAGGGAAGCGGATGGCGTTTGCCGGCATCGAGGACATCACCGGGCGGACCGAGCTGGTAATTTTTTCCGACGTTTTCGAAAGATCCCGGGCCGCCCTTCATCCGGAGAAGCTTGTGGTTGCCCGCGGGCGGGTTTCCACCAAGGAGGGGGAAAAGCCCAAACTGGTCGCCTCGGAGGTTTATTCCGTAGAAGAGGCCTACCTGCGCTCCCCCCTCGCGCTGACGTTGACCTTCGACGTAGCCGAACGGCCGCTTTTGGACAAGGCCTTGCCGCTTCTTGAATTTGGAAGTTGGCCCGGCTTATTGAACATCCGGCTGGTCTCTCCGGAAGAAACCGTTCTTTTCTGCTCCCGTCTTGGGGGGGTGCGGCTCTCACGGGAGCTTTTGGAGAGCTTGCGCCAGTTCGTCGCTCCGGAAAAAGTTGAACTTTCAGGCCCGCGGCAGGGGAAAAAGCCGTGA
- a CDS encoding thioredoxin fold domain-containing protein, with the protein MVRFATILLAGVLFLGASGPEQKEGAGVSRKGSVSKKGQASAPAEIVWLSYEEGLKKGKLENKNIFIDFYTNWCGWCKKLDKDVYSDSAVKTVLSRHFVTVKTNAESGRRFTLEDGKQYTDASLAREVFGVQGYPALWFLTAKGEKLTYIPGYVPKEKFVNILTFISSKAYQTKKFEDYEQELAAKKGN; encoded by the coding sequence ATGGTGCGTTTCGCCACGATATTGCTTGCCGGAGTTTTGTTTTTGGGCGCTTCCGGGCCGGAACAAAAGGAGGGGGCCGGGGTTTCCCGGAAAGGCTCCGTTTCAAAAAAGGGGCAGGCATCCGCCCCGGCTGAAATTGTCTGGCTCAGCTATGAAGAGGGACTGAAAAAGGGGAAGCTGGAAAACAAGAACATTTTCATCGACTTTTACACCAATTGGTGCGGGTGGTGCAAAAAACTGGACAAGGATGTCTATTCCGACAGCGCCGTCAAAACCGTCCTTTCCCGCCATTTCGTGACCGTTAAAACCAACGCCGAATCCGGCCGCCGCTTCACTCTGGAGGACGGCAAGCAGTACACGGATGCCAGTCTGGCCCGGGAGGTGTTCGGGGTTCAGGGGTATCCGGCGCTTTGGTTTTTAACCGCCAAAGGGGAAAAATTGACGTATATTCCGGGGTATGTTCCAAAGGAAAAGTTTGTCAACATTTTGACTTTTATCAGCAGCAAGGCGTACCAGACAAAGAAATTCGAGGATTACGAACAGGAACTGGCCGCCAAGAAGGGAAACTAA
- a CDS encoding TlpA disulfide reductase family protein — MLIKRLLIAGLAGLTMAMSIFSCGKQEDRQEATTGGSVNNAPQTAADGSGSVGFSLADIDGNTVSLADYKGKVVLVDFWATWCGPCRQAVPHLKELYEENRGKGFEILAIAMDEDGQKVVPPFVEDNRINYTVLLGTPEVESEFGGLVGYPTTFLIDREGKVVDKTLGYRPKEYFEEKLKPLL; from the coding sequence ATGTTGATAAAACGCTTGTTGATTGCCGGCCTTGCCGGGCTCACCATGGCTATGTCGATTTTCTCCTGCGGAAAGCAAGAGGACCGGCAGGAAGCCACCACCGGCGGTTCGGTGAATAACGCTCCCCAAACCGCTGCGGACGGTTCGGGTTCGGTCGGTTTTTCCTTGGCGGATATCGATGGCAACACGGTTTCATTGGCCGATTATAAGGGGAAGGTGGTTCTGGTCGATTTCTGGGCCACTTGGTGCGGCCCCTGCCGTCAGGCGGTGCCTCATTTGAAGGAACTTTATGAAGAAAATCGGGGGAAAGGGTTTGAAATTCTGGCCATCGCAATGGACGAGGACGGCCAGAAGGTGGTGCCTCCGTTCGTCGAAGATAACCGGATTAATTACACCGTCCTTTTGGGGACCCCCGAGGTGGAATCGGAATTCGGCGGTCTGGTGGGGTATCCCACCACCTTTCTTATTGACCGGGAGGGTAAGGTTGTTGACAAGACTTTGGGGTATCGTCCCAAGGAGTATTTTGAGGAAAAGCTGAAACCCCTGTTATAG
- a CDS encoding heavy-metal-associated domain-containing protein, with the protein MKKILAVVVGLVVLGFSAWAVAGPNCCSKAKSTASASAAGEKVEKASAACEPKETKTAEATGAVNTDASACVEKAVKLSITGMHCGDCSKKIQAALSNLEGVCASKVSYTRKNAEVVYNANQLSEERIVQTVTTAGFTVASTKASNWKASKSEDCCKAKKSAKTTGSDT; encoded by the coding sequence GTGAAGAAGATTCTGGCAGTGGTGGTTGGTCTGGTCGTTCTGGGTTTCAGTGCCTGGGCGGTCGCCGGCCCGAATTGTTGTTCCAAGGCCAAATCCACCGCGTCGGCTTCGGCCGCGGGTGAAAAGGTGGAAAAGGCCTCCGCGGCTTGCGAGCCGAAGGAGACCAAAACCGCCGAAGCGACGGGTGCCGTCAACACCGATGCGTCCGCCTGCGTGGAAAAAGCGGTCAAGCTGTCGATCACCGGAATGCACTGCGGCGATTGCAGCAAAAAGATTCAAGCCGCTCTTTCCAACCTGGAGGGGGTTTGCGCCTCCAAAGTCAGCTACACCCGCAAGAATGCGGAAGTGGTTTATAATGCGAACCAGCTTTCCGAGGAGCGCATCGTTCAAACGGTTACAACGGCCGGTTTTACGGTGGCCTCCACCAAGGCATCCAACTGGAAAGCCTCCAAGAGCGAAGACTGCTGCAAAGCCAAAAAATCGGCCAAAACCACCGGGTCGGATACTTAA
- a CDS encoding PorV/PorQ family protein yields the protein MKAAVLAMFLFMAFSIAKATKYAGEFLSLGVGARGLGMGGAYVAVVDDATSGWWNPAGAARLSARQAVFMHAETFGSLLNHDYLALGLPKENYGLVFSGVRLGGGGIKVTELPNPDSLVGDRNRPYVAKVEGHGDYAVIATYGRPYRENLFWGGSVKIIYRAIADNSAFGLGADAGLLWQPKTNWWVGAAAIDFTGTFLAYDTGTKETITPTLKLGTSYVYPYREFSFLGAFSTDLRFEGRKASAQYYQGSISADNHYGLEIGYRQKGFARFGFDAGDFTAGAGVWIAPLRIDFAFLTHPALDNSYRVSLSADF from the coding sequence ATGAAGGCAGCGGTTTTAGCCATGTTTTTGTTTATGGCTTTTTCCATCGCCAAAGCCACCAAATATGCCGGTGAATTCTTGAGTTTGGGCGTGGGGGCTCGGGGCTTGGGAATGGGGGGGGCCTATGTGGCGGTGGTCGATGACGCCACCTCCGGCTGGTGGAATCCGGCCGGCGCCGCCCGGCTTTCCGCCCGCCAGGCGGTTTTTATGCACGCGGAGACGTTTGGCTCCCTTTTGAACCACGACTATCTGGCCCTCGGGCTGCCAAAAGAAAACTACGGACTGGTTTTTTCGGGCGTTCGATTGGGGGGTGGGGGAATCAAGGTTACGGAATTGCCGAATCCCGATTCCTTGGTAGGAGACAGAAACCGCCCCTATGTGGCAAAAGTGGAGGGGCACGGGGATTACGCCGTCATCGCCACGTATGGACGTCCTTACCGGGAGAACCTTTTTTGGGGGGGGAGTGTAAAAATTATTTACCGGGCGATTGCGGATAATTCCGCATTCGGGCTTGGGGCCGACGCCGGCCTTCTGTGGCAGCCTAAGACGAACTGGTGGGTGGGAGCGGCGGCGATTGATTTTACGGGAACCTTTCTGGCTTACGACACGGGCACCAAGGAGACCATAACGCCGACATTGAAATTGGGAACGAGCTACGTGTATCCATACCGGGAATTCAGTTTTTTAGGGGCTTTTTCGACCGATTTGCGCTTCGAAGGCCGCAAGGCCTCCGCCCAGTACTATCAGGGTTCGATTTCGGCCGACAACCATTACGGGCTGGAAATCGGCTATCGCCAGAAGGGTTTTGCCCGTTTCGGTTTTGATGCGGGGGATTTTACCGCCGGCGCCGGTGTGTGGATCGCTCCCCTAAGGATTGATTTTGCTTTTCTGACCCATCCGGCGCTGGACAACAGCTACCGGGTTTCGCTTTCGGCGGATTTTTAA
- a CDS encoding peptidylprolyl isomerase has translation MRSFLGTCRCLGILFWLLPFGLFAAPKPRDVVAEVDGHPITVEEVQKKLAGLRVARPESKPDELKREALNEIITERLVKIKAPSIPVEQDSAFMRRADYMLAQVATREVFNREVISVVSVSDSEVTERYRQRPQDYQMLAWARASHILIAPVKDTLLLTARQKETGWWADSEPKARVIADSLYRLIRSGFSFDSLARHWSQDMVSGVKGGDLGRFSPGQMVPEFDSVVFSQEVGSVSPPVKTRFGYHLIKVTHRQEKETAPLHDSLWQEIHKQLLNEKMIRRSFVFLDSLQQAAGVRFNEKVLEMSDSALQAQKIWAVVSRPGDTVWSDRFGSQLVMARPIAPRAVDRDFKIELLKEAITPFLMRRAVADMKINETEAYLARKEQLFLNEKMDRLMKESRIEYNPTPDEVETYYQTHKSEFRTAESLSVHVQQMVFKTRAEADRAFHELEAGADFVLLARKYFKGDSDIAQEAFDLGFISYPAMPQDFFAVAETLTVGTISRPVKTEWGYHLLRVLARRPDLSLEEARPKITAAIRKSKQEEHRQRWEASLREGHRISIRERVLKGIKYDPPRTGSSGQP, from the coding sequence ATGCGCAGTTTTTTAGGTACATGCCGGTGCTTGGGGATTTTGTTCTGGCTTTTGCCGTTTGGGCTTTTTGCCGCGCCGAAACCGAGGGATGTGGTGGCGGAGGTGGATGGGCACCCCATAACCGTGGAAGAGGTGCAAAAAAAGCTTGCCGGTTTGCGCGTTGCCCGTCCCGAATCGAAGCCGGACGAGTTGAAACGGGAGGCATTGAACGAAATCATAACCGAGCGTTTGGTTAAAATAAAAGCCCCCTCCATTCCAGTGGAACAGGATTCTGCATTCATGCGCCGTGCCGACTATATGCTGGCCCAGGTGGCCACGCGCGAAGTTTTCAACCGGGAAGTTATTTCCGTCGTTTCCGTTTCGGACAGCGAGGTGACGGAGCGTTACCGGCAAAGACCGCAGGATTACCAGATGCTGGCATGGGCGAGGGCCAGCCACATACTGATTGCTCCGGTCAAGGACACCCTGCTGCTTACCGCCCGCCAGAAGGAGACCGGTTGGTGGGCCGATTCGGAACCCAAGGCCAGGGTAATCGCCGATTCGCTTTATCGGCTGATCAGGTCCGGTTTTTCGTTTGATTCGCTGGCGCGTCACTGGTCGCAGGATATGGTCTCCGGTGTTAAGGGCGGGGATTTGGGGCGGTTTTCCCCCGGCCAAATGGTGCCGGAGTTTGATTCCGTCGTCTTCAGCCAGGAGGTGGGAAGTGTTTCGCCGCCGGTGAAAACCCGCTTCGGTTATCATCTCATCAAAGTGACGCACCGACAGGAGAAGGAAACCGCACCGCTGCACGATTCGCTGTGGCAGGAAATCCACAAGCAGCTTTTGAACGAAAAAATGATCCGGCGCAGCTTTGTTTTCCTGGACAGCCTGCAGCAGGCGGCCGGCGTCCGGTTCAACGAAAAAGTCCTGGAGATGAGTGATTCCGCGCTGCAGGCCCAAAAAATCTGGGCCGTGGTTTCCCGTCCCGGGGACACGGTCTGGTCCGACCGCTTCGGTTCCCAACTGGTCATGGCCCGCCCCATTGCCCCCCGGGCCGTGGACCGAGACTTCAAGATAGAATTGCTCAAGGAGGCGATAACCCCGTTTCTTATGCGCCGCGCGGTGGCGGATATGAAAATCAACGAGACCGAGGCCTACCTGGCCCGCAAGGAACAGCTTTTTCTGAATGAAAAGATGGACCGCTTGATGAAGGAATCGCGGATTGAATACAACCCGACGCCGGACGAGGTGGAGACCTATTACCAGACGCATAAATCGGAGTTTAGGACCGCCGAAAGTCTCTCCGTGCACGTTCAGCAAATGGTATTTAAAACCAGGGCGGAAGCCGACCGCGCCTTTCATGAACTGGAAGCCGGCGCCGACTTTGTCCTTTTGGCCAGAAAGTATTTCAAGGGGGATTCGGACATCGCGCAGGAGGCTTTTGATCTGGGTTTCATTTCCTATCCGGCAATGCCGCAGGATTTTTTTGCAGTGGCGGAAACGTTGACTGTGGGGACGATCAGTCGGCCGGTTAAAACCGAATGGGGCTATCATTTGCTCAGAGTTTTGGCCCGCCGCCCGGATTTAAGTTTGGAAGAGGCCCGTCCAAAAATCACCGCCGCTATCCGCAAATCCAAACAGGAAGAGCATCGCCAAAGATGGGAGGCCAGCCTGCGCGAGGGCCATAGGATTTCGATCCGGGAACGGGTATTGAAAGGCATCAAGTACGATCCACCCCGCACGGGCAGTTCCGGCCAGCCTTGA
- a CDS encoding cold shock domain-containing protein produces the protein MAKGRVKWFNETRGYGFITNQEGEELYVHFTDIQGRGYKTLVEGEEVEYEVKANEKGKQATNVMKL, from the coding sequence GTGGCCAAAGGCAGAGTCAAGTGGTTCAATGAGACTCGGGGGTATGGCTTTATAACCAACCAGGAAGGTGAAGAACTGTACGTCCATTTCACGGACATACAGGGGAGAGGGTACAAGACGTTAGTGGAAGGGGAAGAGGTCGAATACGAAGTGAAAGCCAACGAGAAAGGAAAACAGGCCACCAACGTAATGAAACTCTGA